One window from the genome of Pseudonocardia hierapolitana encodes:
- a CDS encoding Acg family FMN-binding oxidoreductase, producing MTAFPEALGLAPEQVEALLLTVGQAPSLHNAQPWRLRLGPEAIELYADPDRRLPAADPDDRELRIGCGAALYNLRLALLGNGIRPLVTILPDLGRPELLAVVRHGGRKPATPEQLRLLHAVPLRRTNRHPYADEPVDRPEQSALRRAALDEGAWLEIVDDPGRRTALRDIAARAHRAQMADPAFRAEFARWTGRAGDRADGVPAAAGTPAEPQDRWVLRDYTGGNRPARAPGKDFENEPLIAVLTTHLSGPTADVQAGQALQRVLLTATADGLAASFLSHVVEVPQAREEVRRLVAGAQPPQAVLRIGHGWPVPPTGRRAPADLIAPSTSTPVRLPHGERTPMT from the coding sequence ATGACCGCATTCCCCGAGGCGCTGGGCCTCGCTCCCGAACAGGTCGAGGCACTCCTCCTCACCGTCGGGCAGGCGCCGTCGCTGCACAACGCGCAGCCCTGGCGGCTGCGGCTCGGCCCGGAGGCCATCGAGCTGTACGCCGATCCGGACCGCAGGCTCCCCGCGGCCGACCCGGACGACCGCGAGCTGCGCATCGGCTGCGGCGCCGCCCTGTACAACCTGCGGCTCGCACTGCTCGGCAACGGCATCAGGCCGCTGGTCACGATCCTCCCCGACCTGGGCCGGCCGGAGTTGCTCGCCGTGGTTCGCCACGGCGGACGCAAACCGGCCACCCCCGAGCAGCTGCGGCTGCTGCACGCCGTGCCGCTCCGCCGGACGAACCGCCACCCGTACGCCGACGAGCCGGTGGACCGGCCCGAACAGTCGGCACTGCGCCGCGCGGCGCTCGACGAGGGTGCCTGGCTGGAGATCGTCGACGACCCCGGCCGGCGCACGGCTCTGCGGGACATCGCGGCCCGCGCCCACCGCGCCCAGATGGCCGATCCCGCCTTCCGCGCCGAGTTCGCCCGCTGGACGGGCCGGGCGGGCGACCGGGCCGACGGCGTGCCGGCCGCCGCTGGCACGCCCGCCGAGCCGCAGGACCGATGGGTGCTGCGCGACTACACCGGCGGGAACCGGCCCGCACGCGCGCCCGGCAAGGACTTCGAGAACGAACCGCTCATCGCGGTGCTGACCACGCACCTCAGCGGACCCACAGCAGACGTGCAGGCGGGGCAGGCGCTGCAGCGGGTCCTGCTCACCGCCACGGCGGACGGCCTCGCCGCCTCCTTCCTCTCGCACGTCGTCGAGGTGCCGCAGGCTCGCGAGGAGGTGCGACGCCTCGTCGCCGGCGCACAGCCCCCGCAGGCCGTGCTGCGCATCGGCCACGGCTGGCCGGTCCCACCGACCGGCCGGCGCGCGCCGGCGGACCTCATCGCACCGTCGACGAGCACCCCGGTGCGTCTCCCTCACGGGGAACGGACGCCGATGACCTGA
- a CDS encoding GAF domain-containing protein, giving the protein MANDDLDGPRSRLNVLAGLRLDELLHGVQERLAEIVQIRDQMQGLLDSVLAVASGLELDATLQRIVQSAVDLVDARYGALGVLAPNGGISRFITVGLDPETRSRMGRLPEGKGLLGQLIRDPRPLRIADLGTHESSVGFPPNHPPMRSFLGVPVRVRDSVFGNLYLTEKRGGGEFTADDEVVLEALAAAAGIAVQNADLFEQTRLRQAWLEATAEIRAELLSGATEEDALGLVALRAQELTGSDSTLIVLGPDPADEHFTVRAQRGMAGVDLVGRTLDPQDPLLREVVDDRAAVLSATVGGLREAGEELFGFGPTVAVPLQSQDRVMGVLVALRKRETQPFQPSEVPLLTSFAEQATLALEVGEKNRAQRQLAVFGDRERIARDLHDRVIQRLFATGLQLQSMQRRVADPAVQGRIQQAVNDLDETVREIRTSIFDLHTAGEGAEGGLRRRLLDAAAEAAEGHGLSPSVRISGAVDTLVSREVGGHAVAVVREAVSNAARHAAAKTVTLTVEAGDELLVDVVDDGRGIDPSVARSGLRNLEERARECGGTLRVAPGAGSGTRLSWRVPLN; this is encoded by the coding sequence ATGGCGAACGACGACCTCGACGGGCCGCGGTCGCGCCTGAACGTCCTGGCCGGCCTGCGGCTCGACGAGCTGCTGCACGGGGTGCAGGAGCGACTTGCGGAGATCGTGCAGATCCGCGACCAGATGCAGGGCCTGCTCGATTCCGTCCTCGCGGTCGCGTCGGGGTTGGAGCTGGACGCGACCTTGCAGCGGATCGTGCAGTCCGCGGTGGACCTCGTCGACGCCCGGTACGGGGCGCTGGGTGTGCTGGCGCCCAACGGCGGCATCTCGCGGTTCATCACCGTCGGCCTCGACCCGGAGACGCGCTCTCGGATGGGCCGGCTCCCCGAGGGCAAAGGGCTGCTGGGCCAGCTGATCCGCGATCCGCGGCCGCTGCGGATCGCCGATCTGGGGACGCACGAGTCCTCCGTCGGCTTCCCGCCCAACCATCCCCCGATGCGCAGCTTCCTCGGGGTGCCGGTGCGGGTCCGCGACTCGGTCTTCGGCAACCTGTACCTCACCGAGAAGAGGGGCGGCGGGGAGTTCACCGCGGACGACGAGGTGGTGCTCGAGGCGCTCGCCGCGGCGGCGGGGATCGCGGTGCAGAACGCCGACCTGTTCGAGCAGACCCGGTTGCGGCAGGCCTGGCTGGAGGCCACCGCGGAGATCCGCGCGGAGCTGTTGTCGGGCGCCACCGAGGAGGATGCCCTGGGCCTGGTGGCGCTGCGCGCCCAGGAGCTGACCGGATCGGACTCGACGCTCATCGTGCTCGGGCCCGACCCCGCGGACGAACACTTCACGGTGCGGGCCCAGCGTGGGATGGCGGGCGTGGACCTCGTGGGACGCACGCTCGACCCGCAGGACCCGCTGCTGCGAGAGGTCGTCGACGACCGCGCCGCGGTCCTCAGCGCGACGGTCGGCGGGTTGCGAGAGGCCGGCGAGGAGCTGTTCGGGTTCGGCCCGACGGTCGCGGTGCCGCTGCAGTCGCAGGATCGGGTGATGGGGGTGCTGGTCGCGCTGAGGAAGCGGGAGACCCAGCCGTTCCAGCCGAGCGAGGTGCCGCTTCTGACGTCGTTCGCCGAGCAGGCCACGCTGGCGCTCGAGGTGGGGGAGAAGAACCGGGCGCAGCGGCAGCTGGCCGTGTTCGGCGACCGCGAGCGCATCGCACGCGACCTGCACGACCGGGTCATCCAGCGGCTGTTCGCCACCGGGCTGCAGCTGCAGAGCATGCAGCGGCGCGTCGCGGACCCGGCCGTACAGGGGCGCATCCAGCAGGCGGTGAACGACCTCGACGAGACGGTGCGGGAGATCCGCACGTCGATCTTCGACCTGCATACCGCCGGGGAAGGAGCAGAAGGCGGGCTGCGGCGCCGGCTCCTCGACGCGGCCGCAGAGGCGGCCGAGGGTCACGGGCTGTCCCCGTCGGTGCGGATCTCGGGCGCGGTCGACACCCTCGTTTCGCGGGAGGTGGGCGGGCACGCGGTGGCCGTGGTCCGGGAGGCGGTGAGCAACGCGGCCCGGCACGCCGCGGCGAAGACGGTGACGCTCACCGTCGAGGCGGGCGACGAGCTGCTCGTCGACGTCGTGGACGACGGGCGTGGGATCGACCCGAGCGTCGCGCGAAGCGGCCTGCGCAACCTCGAGGAGCGGGCGCGGGAGTGCGGTGGAACGCTGCGAGTCGCACCGGGCGCTGGGAGCGGTACCCGGCTGAGCTGGCGGGTACCGCTGAACTGA
- a CDS encoding Rv1733c family protein yields MRPDPDGAPVAGRLPRRTSDRIEDAVAWFLTGAVLVVIVIGAVTGLAVHRGEAERAELDSRATSQTRAVLLENAHVALSLELGHTPAQVRARWADREGREHVGVVPAMRSQPAGAEVDVWIDAAGEIASRPVHPANAVFGGIVAAIGVVCAGGTPLLAAWFGVRRLTGRYNSRQWEQEWVRVEPLWRRTIL; encoded by the coding sequence ATGCGTCCTGACCCGGACGGCGCCCCCGTTGCCGGGCGGCTCCCGCGGCGCACCAGCGACCGGATCGAGGACGCCGTCGCATGGTTCCTGACGGGTGCCGTCCTGGTGGTGATCGTCATCGGCGCGGTGACCGGGCTCGCCGTGCACCGCGGGGAAGCCGAACGGGCCGAGCTGGACAGCAGGGCGACGTCGCAGACCCGTGCCGTGCTGCTCGAGAACGCGCACGTGGCGTTGTCCTTGGAACTCGGGCACACGCCGGCGCAGGTCCGAGCGCGCTGGGCCGACCGCGAGGGGCGGGAGCACGTCGGCGTCGTCCCGGCGATGCGCTCGCAGCCCGCCGGCGCCGAGGTGGACGTGTGGATCGATGCCGCGGGCGAGATCGCGTCACGGCCCGTGCACCCGGCGAATGCTGTCTTCGGTGGGATCGTGGCGGCGATCGGCGTGGTGTGCGCAGGTGGGACGCCCCTCCTCGCAGCCTGGTTCGGCGTCCGCCGCCTGACGGGGCGCTACAACTCCCGGCAGTGGGAGCAGGAGTGGGTGCGCGTGGAGCCGCTGTGGCGCCGCACCATCCTCTGA
- a CDS encoding response regulator: protein MTISVFLLDDHEIVRRGIAQLLEGEDDITVVGEAGSAAQALARIPALRPDVAVLDVRLPDGDGVTVCRDIRSAVAPPPACLMLTSYADDEALFGAIMAGASGYLLKQVTGIDLVGAVRTIAAGGSLLDTKATAAVLERLRKGDEPADPRYASLSPQERRILHLIADGLTNRQIGAEMFLAEKTVKNYVSSLLHKLGFARRTEAAVYAAELRKDGSAR, encoded by the coding sequence GTGACGATCTCCGTCTTCCTGCTCGACGATCACGAGATCGTCCGACGCGGGATCGCCCAGCTGCTCGAGGGCGAGGACGACATCACCGTCGTCGGCGAGGCGGGCAGCGCCGCGCAGGCACTGGCCCGGATCCCCGCTCTGCGCCCCGACGTCGCGGTCCTCGACGTCCGCCTGCCGGACGGGGACGGCGTCACCGTCTGCCGGGACATCCGCTCGGCCGTCGCTCCACCGCCGGCCTGCCTGATGCTCACCTCCTACGCCGACGACGAGGCGCTGTTCGGCGCGATCATGGCCGGCGCCTCGGGCTACCTGCTCAAGCAGGTCACGGGCATCGACCTCGTCGGCGCCGTCCGGACGATCGCGGCCGGCGGGTCCCTCTTGGACACCAAGGCCACCGCCGCGGTGCTGGAGCGGCTGCGCAAGGGCGACGAACCTGCCGACCCCCGCTACGCATCGCTGAGCCCTCAGGAACGACGCATCCTGCACCTGATCGCCGACGGCCTCACCAACCGCCAGATCGGCGCCGAGATGTTCCTGGCCGAGAAGACGGTCAAGAACTACGTCTCGTCGCTGCTGCACAAGCTCGGCTTCGCCCGCCGCACCGAGGCCGCCGTCTACGCCGCCGAGTTGCGCAAGGACGGCAGCGCGCGCTGA